In Vitis vinifera cultivar Pinot Noir 40024 chromosome 4, ASM3070453v1, the genomic window AGATGAGAGGTCCTCCCCACAAAATATAGAATACTAATCAAAGTAAAACCAAACATCTCCACTATACAAAGAGAACTATACACAAGGGTATAGGCCACTTAAGGATACACAAAGATTACATCTCCTCAAAACTAGACTCAACTCTTATCATTTTTACCCATCCCCTTTGAATTACAAACCAAAAGCCAACTAAGTTGAATAACATTAAGTGGAATGCCTCTAAAGGCGATAGTACACGAAGCCCACAAGGTGGAATAGAAGTGAAGTAGATCCTACATCTCTTCCATTCTCCACTTCTCAAAGATCCTAACGCTTCTCTCTTGTCACACAATCCAAAGCATAATGAtgcaagcaatttgccaaaggGTCTTGCGTCTAATGGAACACCCTAAACCTTTAAATCAGATGGTCATCATGTCACATATACTCCTAGGCAGAACCCAATCCATCCTGGTTCAGACTAAAAAACTTGTGTCAAAGCCCAAATGTTAATAGGCGATGTAGAAAGATATGGTCAATCGATTCTCTACTTCCTATGCATAAGATGCACCAATGGGGACTAAGGAACTTGTAAGGTCTTCTCAACTATAGcatgtcattggtgtttacTTTCTTGTGCaccactaaccaagcaaaggccTTGACCTTTAATGGAACTTTTGATTTCCACAAAAATTTGACTAGGAAGAACGGGATTGAATTTGATAAATTGGACAAgggtaagaaaataaaaatttattgagaGTAAACCTGAAGAGGATAAAGACCAAGCTCTTGATTCTGCGGCAGATGGAGACAAGTGTAAGGGAGTGAGTGAAGACATGAGTCtttcaaggttttcaatttctaGATCAGTGAGATTGCGGCAGAAGTTAAGGTTCTAAGAAGGTGGAGAGGAGATAACAAGGACCAAAACAAGTTAAAGCAAATGAAGTTGAAATCACAAGGAGTAAGATTGTCTTCTATCACTAATTTTGGTAATATCCAAATGCAAGCCCTAACTTATTAGTTGCCACcttttctacaatttttgaCAATATGTCTTATTCTTGGATTTTCAATAAATGGTCAAACCGATGCAAAATTTGTCTAGTAGAATCTCCTATCATGTGTAATGTCAAGATACTTGATAGGTTAGTGAAGATTTTACTCTCAAAATGTCCTCCAAGAATAATAAGACACTTGGTGGATTCATCTTGCCTATCCATTCTCTCTTTCCTCCTCTATTCCTCAAGCTGACAAGTTGAAGGTTTTGTCTAATGTATTAATAAATCAGAATTAAATTAAGGAAATTAGATTTGCTAATCAAGAACTTAGAGTAATGGAGAGTAGATGAGAAACATCAATCAgattgaaaataaatacttcaGATACAGCTTCACATTGTTGCTACAATCAAACCATCACCTCTGATCTGGCATCTACTTAGAGACTCAATTCAGAAAAGATTCCCCTATTCAACATGATGCATCAATGGTCTCCCAACCTTTTGTCAAATCACTTGTTATGGATTGACTTCTTCGATAGTTCAAATGAAATTTCAACTTGCATATTCATGCTACTTCATAAGATAAGAGAagttccaaatatatatatatatataaaggaagaagaagaagaagaaacagaaaAGGACCAGAAATTCTAAATGAACAATAAGAAATATATGTCTAGAACTTGCTATGtatcaataaaagaaagttgTCAATGGAGGGATCTTACAGATTTGTAGTCAATGTTCTTAATAGCATGGAAAAAATCATCTGGAAGAACATTTTGAGGCACTAATTCCTGAATCAGAAAAATCATAgcttttgattaaaaaaatcgTCATAACTCATctgcattttcctttttcatttacaTATATCATAAAACATCTCTTTTTAATGTATTAATATCGTCCCAAAGTTTTAATAACATTGAACTTCTTACCATGAAAGTCTTATAAGGGGTTGCATTTGACAAAACAACAGAAGAATACACCTGTGTCCCATCCTCCAGTAGTACCTAGatatttattatgataaaaaatatgtctaaatattttaatagaacTTCAACTCAGTGGGAACAACCATAGTCTGAACTAACCCCATTTACAACACCAGAGTCTTCAATCATCAACTGTGAAACCTAAACAACAGGATGAACAGTCGAAAGTCAAGAGAGAACAACTCCAGATACCAAACTTCCAGAAAAAAGATGCATTTTGTTTCTTCATGAGCAGAAAGTTGCCATATCGGGATAGTGGACTGATTAAAATAAACCACCTCTGCATTTGTCACAATATGTGCCCCAACCTCCCTAGCAGCCTTACTTATAGCTGATGATACTGAACCCATGCCACCTTCAACatgcctaaaaaaaaattattaacccATGCCCAACTAACTCTAAGAAACATAAAATTGAGACAACTTATAAAAtgggaataaaaaaagaaacaaaaaatgccAGCTAGAATTTGATATCAATGTCTGCCAAGCAAGGAGATAATATATTCTGAAAATCCTCACGCCACAGTAATAATGTTATATGAATTGGTATTACACTAGAAGCAATCCAAATAGTGACAGTGCACACACTCCAGGGAAATTATTATGATAGTGTTAAAAAGGTTACATCAACCCAATAGCATAATGCCCCAGTTCTTCCTTGAGTCGTTAAGATTGCTTGTGAGCTATATCATCTGGTTGAGAAGTAATCATGAGAAGATCTACCAAACCAGAAGTAAACTAATGGCTGAAGATATTGCAATTTTCAGGTTCTTAATTGCAAGAGCAAGCCTTAAGGTCAGATATTTCATGTTATTGTCCCTTCCATTCTCTATAACCAATATTTTGTATAGTAATGTAGTTTATAGATTCCACACTAGTCACATTAAGTCATATATCTTTTTCATAGCAGAATATGATAATCCATAGAAATTGTGGTGGGGTAGAACATTCTGAACTTTCTAAAAGTTGAGTGGCATGGACAACAGCCCAAATAATCATCTTCTACATAAATTTCAAAGTGGAGATACTTACGACCAAACATTACGTTCACCATCAGTATTGCCCATTACATGATGCAGCAGAACATATCCACTTCCAGGTGCATGGATGCTTGCCTGTAAGATAAGATAGAAAAGACCaagtaattaaatattatttcttcaAAAGCAAAAAAGTCTGAATTCAATCAAATAATCATTAACCCCATCATACAAATCTAGTACTAAACCATAAAAATATTGTGTATCATATCAATAACAGCAATTTTCATACTTAAAGGTGGGGTTATGATTCCCATGTTGTTTCAATCAGCAAGGTTTGTAGCAAGATCTTGttttttatccatttaaatACTAGTGTCCCACCCAACTTCATCAAATGAGTGAATATTCATTTCCAAATTCCAATCCAAATTAGTTAAGTGCAGCATATGCTTATATTATGTAGTTCTCATTATGCAAAGAGACTGCTGTTTTTAAAACCcttgtttttattaatgaaattttcatttcaaatgagGAACTGAAAATTAAAATCTACCTTGCCTTAGATATTCATTTATATCATGAAATAAAGGGTATTTTTAACTTCTCAAATCTTTGTTGAAGATTCCTAGAAATGCCCCTGAAGCTAATAATGCATGTTCTCACAATATGAGTTTTGAGTTTCTGCCACACAAAAGGGATCAAGCTGGAAATTGTAACATACAAATTTTCAGAGTTCGATTAGAGTAGAAGTCCTACCATACTCCCAATGATAGCATCCCCTGCAAGTGTTGCCTTCAGCACATCTGTCtgtaaatagaaaaataaatggaaaacactattttgcaaataaaataaaataaaaattttactaaTCTTAACACGGGAACAcctgttttgaaaaaatttcaaaaatcaacttTCTAAGGGAGTGCAGGAAAAGTTTCAGCATAAACAATCAACACTTAAAGAGAGCAGTTTCAATCTACCAAAAGATTAGAAGTGTCGCAGAAGCAGCATATTAATACATCATGTAATGGCATTGCAAGGTATGGATATTTAAGTTCATATGTTTTAATAGGAAAGGCAGATGAGGTCCACCTTGAttgaaatttaacttaaattaggAGAAAATAAAGGGTACCCACAAAATCAAGTAAATAGAATTAGAACTCTTAAAAACCTGCTACAAAACACCAAgtaaaatttaatgaatgagAAGAAACTAAGATAACAGAACACAATGATATGTTACAGCATCATAAGGAAAGAATTTGAAAGTTCAAAATAGACAAAGTTTTAACATAAAGGAAAAGCGGTAGAATGAGCAGCTATTAGCAATGAGAAGAGCTAGAAACTACCATTcagtaaaaattaattattaaatttttcattcaaacccataattttgaattatatagaAAGCAATAACTGCatacataaaaaaaagttaaatttgagTAATCTGGAAAGAAATTGAACATTAACTGCATTTGGTTGCAAAGAAGGTTCATTTGATCTGGACAAAATCTCACTGTATGCTACCAAGTGGATTTGGTGGATTTGGGGTATATAAGTCTAAAACTCAATTATGCTTTAAGCAACCAAACAGTGGAATTGGAACCAGGGATACTAATACTAATCCCAGAATCCCAATTCCATGCTGCTAAACACAAGTTCAGTTTTCTCGATGAACTATAATTGGATTGTCTTAAATGTTGAAGTAGTTTACAAAACCACAGACCCAAGCAACTAGCAGCCAAGGAGATTTCATTACCAATGCTATTCCAATCATCCAACATCTCAACCTAGCAACAAAAACAATGTAAGTCTATGATTAAACAAAGTGATTAAGATAATATGACAACCTCAAACCAGTAGTTCAAAACCTTTGAAGTTGGGGACAACAGAAGGTCCACAAAGTCCCTGTCAAAATAAATTGTAAGTTGTTAAGAAAGAGTAAGTAACTACAAATACTCAGCCATAAGTTATTCAAGAGAGGAATTGACATGGTATTATAAGAGGATGTTTGTGTCTGTTTTATCAGTTTGTGAGTTTCATGCTTccatcaataaaaatcaatagaatGGAATCCCAGAAAAAGGGCCCTGCTTATGATTGAGAAAAGGAGTCCTTACACCAAATCTTTCTGCCCCAGTGAGAGAACCCGATGCAGAAAACGACCCCAAAAAACTGACTTGTTCAACTTGTCTCTCAGCCGATCGGTAAAAGATGAATCATGATTTAATGTTTCGGGAGTAAGTGAATCCAAAAGAAAATCCATGACTTCACAGAATTTAATTAGTTGACTTTCATATCtataaattgaaaaacaatgcatgaaaagaaataaaaatcagTCATAACAAACTCATGGTGCTAAAAATCATTAGTAGAGATAATAGATTTGTAATTGAAATAAACTAGGCTTGGAGGCGAGGAGGATATCTTCAAAACTTTGAAGGAGCTGAAAAGCTAATGTTCTAGGGATACTATTTTGATTTGCTAAAAATTGAAGGGAGGATGATTTAAACATGAAATTAAAGAACTCAAATAACTAAAACATTCATAATATGAGATTGTCAAAGTTTTAGGCTTGCAACAGTACAGTTTTATTTAAATGGGGTACCATTGCTGATATTGTGCTTAATGCCTGAGGGTATCTTGTGGTTATATACTTGAGGTGTTTGGATCCCATCCTACTACTTGCATCAAAGGTTTATCACCAAGCCCTCTTAGATGATCAAGAGTAACCACTGACCCTCTCTCCCTGTATTCTTAAGACCTTCTCAAAACATACCTTAAATAAGAAATTTCCAATACATAATGACTGTTAATCACCACCTCATCAAATTTATTCATTAGTTTTCCTACAAAACAAAATCTTGAAATGGTTTAAGGACATGCAAAGATCATGCTTGCTTGCcaagaatttgatttgatttggaattttaattatatggAATTTGCAAATCGAAATGTTgctgttttctttttccttttggtaGACTCCAGGgataaattcaattcaaattcaCTGACATAAAAACCAAGCAAACAATGGATAGAATTGCTTCAACTCCAATTTCAATCAAACAAACACAATCTTATGAGTTCCTTATGCATCTTCTTCACACTGATCGGAGTTTAAAGCAGTCCTAACATGAATTTGTTCAGGTTTCGCGGATAGAATAACAAGAAATCTTAGAACAAGCATCTAAatgcataaataatttttatcagaAAGATGAGTAGGATAAGAATGGGACCTTGGAAAAGCATCTGCATCTCGTTTTGAGAACCTGGAAATCTCCTTGTAATTTTGCTTCTGATTATAAGTCAAAAGAAGATAGCGACCATCAACACAGGGTGTGAACGTAGCCGCTTTCATCTTCAACAACTTCAACCCATGTTTTGCCAACTCCAAGTCCCTTCAATcccaaattccattaaaaacaaaaaaaaaaaaaaacaaaaaaaaaacaaaaacaaaatgagcAATGAAGATTTACATCGAGAAAGATTAGTCTCGTTGTAAAGAGCGGTAGATAATCAATCTAAGGACATGAATAATAAAACTCTGAGAGAAATGTGGGAGGCACTTGATGATGGAGGGGCGGAGGAGGCTCTGGACGTAGCTGCAGCGGGAGAACTTAAAGCCAGGAACGAGTTCTTCAGTGATGGCAGCACCGCCGATGATGTGGCGACGCTCGAGAACGGCGACGGAGAGGCCAGAGCGAGCCAAGTAAGCAGCGGCTGTGAGGCCGTTGTGGCCGGCGCCGATCACCAGAGCGTCCCATTTCTTCTCCTTCAATGTGCGCGTGGAGTTGATGTTGCTACTGAAATACCTTCGCCACATTTCTTTGTGATTATAGCTGAGTCACCGAGCTTCTTCTGGTTTGGCAATTTCAGGAAGCAGGCAACGACTGTTGGTGGATCCCACCCCCTCCCAGGTTTGAAGTCAATGACTCAACAAAGCAAGTCCCTTCTCTTCTCCATCATTCCATCCACGTCAACGTCCAAAACAcaaatgattaattaaaatatacaCGTGTATATATACATAGTTTTCTTTATAgattatatatttatacttttCAGGCCAACTGCAACATGAATGGTCCCATGGTCTAGTGGTAAGGACATTGGACTCTGAATCCAGTAACCCGAGTTCAAATCTCGGTGggaccttttattttattttgccaTTCCTtccttttacattttatttcgTTTTATGTCTTTCATTCCTTTTATATCAAAACCAATAGAATAGTAGACTATATAACTAAGAaatgtatttataatataaagtgGATATTACAaatcttttaattaaatttattggtaTTCTACTtcataatcatttttcattgaataaaaatttataaacaaatttataGTTGACCACATAATTTTCCATAAATCATAATGTGatactttttaagttatttttcgTTCTCGAAAAAtaccaatgaaagaaaaaataaaacaaagaaaaaataattttttttatgtttggttgtcttataaaaaatatcaagaaaaatcaaatataattaaaattagttaaaaacttatgtattttaaaatttttaaatttttatatcgatgagttaaaataagtaaaataactttaaaatatgaaataaaaataatttataaacttttaatctatttttttttctttatttttttttatggatgacGAAATAGCTATCcatattaatttttagtttatatatGGTGCATCTACTATAATTCTCTCCACATATGATAAAGatacaaaattaatataatttagaagTCGTATGCCTTTTTGCCcatttaaaattcatatttttacaCCTTTTAACATTGTaaggaaattttaaattttttttctattttctcagTCTTCCTCTTCGATACTTTGATGGTCTAATGAATGTCCTATGGATCACCTAataaattagtttatttttacaaattatacGGATATAAATCAAAGGACAATTTAAACAATGgtataacaaataataataataacgatgTGTTTGGTATGTGAGAATtgagaatgagaatgaatattttatttttattttaatgttaagtaaaaaaaggaataaattgTCAATAATATCCATAGATAtgatttaaagtgattttttattttaattaaaaaaaactcacaTTTCCTTTAATAAGATAATCAAGTGTTCCATCAGAAGTATAAGAGCTATAGACagattaatatttatatttttataatatttataaaatcataaaaatatattagaaatgattaattttaaattattattatttatttttaacaaaagaaatcaattaatattaatatctacatttttataatatttataaaaaaatataatttatacttttattgtattattaatgttaatattttattaaaaactatttattttttaatttattttcaattaaaaatgtatttttatttttaatgagatgtgaattaaatttagtttacataGAATTTACGGTTTgtgttttttacaaaataaaaatatatatattttttaaaaacaacttatctaaAAAAGTCTTTagctttataattttcaaaaattatttataaaaataacttacactaaaaatcaaaatacctcCTAGTTGAGATGAATTGAAATTCCACTTATAAGtggaatttcatttttattggaatcaattttgatttaattccTATCATCATTTAAGTTATTCGaacatgaaaatgaagaagaaaataaatgaaatgttcCTTTTTACTCTTCATTCCTATGTATAGTCCTAAAATAACACAATTGCTTAaagtaaatagaaaattaatagaaaatacaaagtccaaattttatagtggtttagtTCAATCTCAGCCTATGTTTACTCTCCTCAAATATAACCAAATGAGAGTTTCATTATCAACAAGTCAATGAGATATTTCATTGTTGAAAAATCTATTAAGTGAAACTACATGCTTGAGAATTTTTAGGTGATACCtcatatttagaattttttttttctcaaaaaaatataagcaaCTTGTTGAAACAAATTTATAGTTTCGAAACAAAAACTATGATTGGGTCTCTAGTTCAACACGAATGAAAACTTAAGGGCTTAGTGGAGGCTTGAATGACTGAGTGTGTTCAAGTTAAAATTCTCTTTAAAGACTCTTAGTGTGTGAACTTGTTCATTGAAAATATTGAGGATGAGCATTGGATTTTCTCGGTGGTATATATTAGCCCAATCCCTACAATACGAGAGCGCTTATACGAGGTGTTCTATCAACTTATGAAGATACATAATAGGCCATGGCTAGTAGTAGGAGATTTTAATGCCTACAAGTCGGCTTAGGAGAAAAGTAGGGATTCCGATAATGTGTATCGTAAGTGTGCTTGATTTGCTAGATAGATTGATGATTGCAAGCTTATTGATCTAGGTTTTTCTGAATCTATATTTACATGGTCAAGAGGGTATGGCTTAAGAAAGATTAGCATCCGACTTGATAGGGCATTAGTGAATGCCTCTTGGAGAAGTTTGTTTCTAGAAGTGACAATTTCACACCTCTTGAGTATCTATTTGGATCATACCTCGTTACTGATTGATTTACTTGGTGTATTCCTCTTccaattttgatttgattttgaaaaggcctTTTAGGTTTTAAGTAGTGTGGTTAACGCATTTGGAATTTTGACCTTTTTCTGTTATGAATAGTTGGGAGAATAGTCTCCCTCTCAATGAGGCCCTTGTAAGTTTTACTGAAAAGGTAAAGTACATAATAAATAGGTGTTTaggaaaattcatttaaaaaaaaagaattttgacaAGATTGGGTGGTATTCAAAGAGCCCTAGTGGAAAGAAATTCGGTGCACCTTTTCGGATTGGAACAAAATTTTTACACGCGTCTACTGtagtttgaaggaaaaaaaaaaaaaggattagaAGCTTAAAAGGGGATGATGGAAATTGGATCATGGATGTAAACCTGTTGAAGAATATGgtggttcaatttttttttaaattctatgcaAACGAGGAAAATCGAGGTATGCCTGTTAACTTTGTCAATTATTTTTCGTCTTACTAATGAGCAAATTGCTTCTTTGATGAAGTTAGTGACTCTTAGGGATGTAAATAATGTGTTTTTTTCTATGGGAGGAGACaatggatttcaattttttttttatcaattttggGATGTAGTTGGTCCTTCTTTGTGTTGTATGGCATTGAGGGCTTTCCGTGATACAAGCTTACCTCAGGGGATCAATCCTACTTTGATCAAGTTGATTCCAAAGGTCTCCCATCTAAAAAGTCTTACCCATAAGCCTATGCAATGTCTCCTGCAAAACCATTACTAAGGTGATCGTGGATCAGTTGAAGACTCTGCTACCTACTATCATTGCACCCACGCAGTGTAACTTTGTGCCTAGACGCcaaataattaataacataGTTATTCTGCAAGAGGTGATTCATTCTatgcaaagaaagaaagaaaaaagaagaatgttTGCAGTGAAAGtttatcttaaaaaacatttgataggTTGAAATGGGATTTTTTTAGAGATGTGTTCCATGCAGTTTAACTCCTAGAGgattttgttgttatttatttatttatttattttattatttttttatgtcatACATCACCTCTTCATCCATGCAAGTGATGTGGAATGGGGGAAACAGAGAGGATTGAAATGAATTGATCGAAAATACAAGATTTTGAACGAGTGTGCACTCAAAAGCATTCTCATAATAATTAGTAATCAATGCTAGGTTTGTGaaaaaacaataatgaaaatCAAATGTCCTTCATATATGCATGTGAAGCAAACAGATCGTTATGAAGATTTTCCAAAAGCTTCGATTGACCACTCAATCAACCATCTAACCAACCATTGTGCCAAGTGTAAATGACCATTGGAATACAAAAACTATACAATCTATTGACCATTTGATTGAGGCGTTTACTCTCGACAACTCTCTATATAAGAACCAAATTCTTGGGAAACTGCAACACACCTTGCTTCTCAACCAAATCTTCTTTTTAGAAACCATACATAGCTTGCCTTGTAAGTACTACAAGAAGTTGTCCAAGATTTAGTGCAAGTTAGAGATGATTTTCTTTAGTATCACCCatattgtgtttttcttttgattttaatgtttatttatttatgcttcataattttcttttaaaatatcttcttgaaagtctcatttgaaatttttattaccTAATGCACTCATATATAACCATCATATCCAAGTTagttttgttatcattaaaaacAAGTCTAACTAAacctttattttacattattaaacAATAGTTAATACAATTACAATAGTCAAATCCATTATCAACTTTAATTAACCCTAAATAATAATTGTCTCTAAATAGAGATAATTATGATTTAGGGGGAGATAAAACTGATAATGGGCGTAATCTTCACAAAAGATGTAAAATTTAGCTCAAAGGCcaacaaatatttataattgaattGAAGGATTTGGTTTTTTCATAATGccaaaaatattcaaagaatatggatattgtataaaataaatttaaattgtgTTATTATGTTGTATCATCTACAATGCactctacttttttttttctttaggtttctaattttctataatttattttttaaaatgataaaaataaatacacatgaaaaataaaatcttgatttgaaaagtttatatcaatatataactttaaattatttttcaaaatacaatttaaaatgaaaatattaaaattattttttgaatggtttcaatttgattttttatttcatataataacaattgtgaaaccaaggtttgattaatcttgattttgatgataacaaagtaaggtttagaactaatgaatatattttaagtgtgattaggcaagacgatttccaaagtggtaaTTACAAAGACAAAttaagccaaggagaaatcatgaagaagaagaccacctcaaagagaagagtttttcaataccAAAGCTttttaagatctc contains:
- the LOC100265006 gene encoding uncharacterized protein LOC100265006 isoform X3 — encoded protein: MDLELAKHGLKLLKMKAATFTPCVDGRYLLLTYNQKQNYKEISRFSKRDADAFPRYESQLIKFCEVMDFLLDSLTPETLNHDSSFTDRLRDKLNKSVFWGRFLHRVLSLGQKDLVDFVDLLLSPTSKVLNYWFETDVLKATLAGDAIIGSMASIHAPGSGYVLLHHVMGNTDGERNVWSHVEGGMGSVSSAISKAAREVGAHIVTNAEVSQLMIEDSGVVNGVLLEDGTQVYSSVVLSNATPYKTFMELVPQNVLPDDFFHAIKNIDYKSGTTKINVAVDKLPEFQCYKFNHPEAGPHHTATIHIGTDSMEEIGLACQDAWNGLSSRRPVIEMTIPSSLDKTISPPGKHVVSLFTQYTPYNLTDGSWEDPAYRESYAKRCFNLIDEYAPGFSSSVIGYDMLAPPDLERVIGLTGGNIFHGAMSLDSLFLMRPVKGWSGYRTPVRGLYLCGSGTHPGGGVMGAPGRNSAQVVIQDLKKYYV
- the LOC100265006 gene encoding uncharacterized protein LOC100265006 isoform X1, giving the protein MWRRYFSSNINSTRTLKEKKWDALVIGAGHNGLTAAAYLARSGLSVAVLERRHIIGGAAITEELVPGFKFSRCSYVQSLLRPSIIKDLELAKHGLKLLKMKAATFTPCVDGRYLLLTYNQKQNYKEISRFSKRDADAFPRYESQLIKFCEVMDFLLDSLTPETLNHDSSFTDRLRDKLNKSVFWGRFLHRVLSLGQKDLVDFVDLLLSPTSKVLNYWFETDVLKATLAGDAIIGSMASIHAPGSGYVLLHHVMGNTDGERNVWSHVEGGMGSVSSAISKAAREVGAHIVTNAEVSQLMIEDSGVVNGVLLEDGTQVYSSVVLSNATPYKTFMELVPQNVLPDDFFHAIKNIDYKSGTTKINVAVDKLPEFQCYKFNHPEAGPHHTATIHIGTDSMEEIGLACQDAWNGLSSRRPVIEMTIPSSLDKTISPPGKHVVSLFTQYTPYNLTDGSWEDPAYRESYAKRCFNLIDEYAPGFSSSVIGYDMLAPPDLERVIGLTGGNIFHGAMSLDSLFLMRPVKGWSGYRTPVRGLYLCGSGTHPGGGVMGAPGRNSAQVVIQDLKKYYV
- the LOC100265006 gene encoding uncharacterized protein LOC100265006 isoform X2, producing MWRRYFSSNINSTRTLKEKKWDALVIGAGHNGLTAAAYLARSGLSVAVLERRHIIGGAAITEELVPGFKFSRCSYVQSLLRPSIIKDLELAKHGLKLLKMKAATFTPCVDGRYLLLTYNQKQNYKEISRFSKRDADAFPRDFVDLLLSPTSKVLNYWFETDVLKATLAGDAIIGSMASIHAPGSGYVLLHHVMGNTDGERNVWSHVEGGMGSVSSAISKAAREVGAHIVTNAEVSQLMIEDSGVVNGVLLEDGTQVYSSVVLSNATPYKTFMELVPQNVLPDDFFHAIKNIDYKSGTTKINVAVDKLPEFQCYKFNHPEAGPHHTATIHIGTDSMEEIGLACQDAWNGLSSRRPVIEMTIPSSLDKTISPPGKHVVSLFTQYTPYNLTDGSWEDPAYRESYAKRCFNLIDEYAPGFSSSVIGYDMLAPPDLERVIGLTGGNIFHGAMSLDSLFLMRPVKGWSGYRTPVRGLYLCGSGTHPGGGVMGAPGRNSAQVVIQDLKKYYV